GGAGCGGATCACGGTAAAGACGCTGCGGCTGGTGGGCAGCGGCACCGGTCCGCTGATGCGAGCTCCGGTGCGCTTCACCGTGTCCACGATCTTCTCCGCCGACTGGTCCAGGACCTTATGGTCGAAGGCCTTGAGCTTGATCCGGATCTTCTGCTTCATGCCCGACCACCGACCGCCGCGCCCACTCCCCCGGCCGCT
This portion of the Armatimonadota bacterium genome encodes:
- the rpsJ gene encoding 30S ribosomal protein S10; this translates as MKQKIRIKLKAFDHKVLDQSAEKIVDTVKRTGARISGPVPLPTSRSVFTVIRSPHIDKESMEHFELRTHKRLIDILEPTQKTVDALMHLDLPAGVDIEIKL